Proteins from a single region of Geothrix sp. PMB-07:
- a CDS encoding GNAT family N-acetyltransferase, whose product MVRYIPSRTARIPGWKITRFRAETAKDQHFHTPFTRQVQEGAGMKPKEGLAMTPVSLSATSLLRPFPDDWIIRPRRPEDIPGVIALMKRVYAEPHGPEAVWPPDTLMRHFETFPEGQLSILDGQGRLIADSTAMVVRSETALRPHRWSEITARGTLAHHDPKGDAFYGVDLAVDPEFQGMGLAHHLYAVRTALAMSLGCRIFVAGARMPGYHLASDLLAPESYLALVERGLIYDPTLSKQLRLGFRLRGLLPGYIADPESADNAALISMEL is encoded by the coding sequence GTGGTCAGGTACATCCCCAGCCGCACGGCGAGGATCCCCGGCTGGAAGATCACCCGCTTTCGCGCGGAAACGGCCAAGGACCAGCACTTTCACACCCCTTTCACGCGGCAGGTCCAGGAAGGGGCTGGAATGAAGCCCAAGGAGGGATTGGCCATGACCCCGGTCTCACTCTCAGCCACATCACTCCTGCGCCCCTTTCCCGATGATTGGATCATCCGGCCCCGGCGGCCCGAGGACATCCCCGGCGTCATCGCACTCATGAAGCGGGTCTACGCCGAACCTCACGGGCCCGAAGCCGTCTGGCCCCCTGACACCCTCATGCGGCACTTCGAAACGTTTCCCGAAGGTCAGCTCTCCATCCTGGATGGGCAAGGACGGCTCATTGCCGATTCCACCGCCATGGTGGTGCGGTCAGAAACCGCGCTGCGGCCCCACCGCTGGTCCGAGATCACCGCCCGGGGAACCCTGGCCCACCACGATCCGAAGGGCGATGCCTTCTACGGCGTCGATCTGGCGGTCGATCCGGAATTCCAGGGCATGGGCCTGGCTCATCACCTCTATGCCGTCCGCACCGCGCTGGCCATGAGTCTGGGCTGCCGAATCTTCGTGGCGGGGGCCCGCATGCCCGGCTACCACTTGGCCTCGGACCTGCTCGCGCCCGAGAGCTACCTCGCCCTGGTGGAGCGCGGCCTCATCTACGATCCCACCTTGTCGAAGCAGCTTCGCCTGGGGTTCCGCCTCCGCGGCCTGCTGCCCGGTTACATCGCCGACCCTGAAAGCGCCGACAACGCGGCCCTCATCTCCATGGAGCTGTGA
- a CDS encoding carbon-nitrogen hydrolase family protein: MRFSAPKPVMSRPVRVCSVQYALRTISSFEEFATHVESFVDVADDYDADLIVFPELLGVQLMGPTSGGGEPSEVMRRLAAEHVDDFDALFKRLATEYERIIVGGTMPRLEGERLLNVASVYFPNAEPVHQAKLHLTPAERNVWKFSPGRDLLVVDTDFGKFAVAICYDVQFPELVKILCNHHGVELLVVPYMTDDRRGTCRVTTCARARAVENQIYTVTAGMVGSLPLMTDLTSQYAQSGIFTPADLAFPMDGIATEAAANVEQVIVADLDLATLDRARHHGSVQTFRDSQSDTLHTRFDGEVLTVRRHFGG, from the coding sequence ATGCGGTTCTCGGCACCCAAGCCCGTCATGTCGCGCCCAGTGCGGGTCTGCTCTGTGCAGTACGCCCTGCGCACCATTTCCAGCTTCGAGGAATTCGCCACCCACGTGGAATCCTTCGTGGATGTGGCCGACGACTACGATGCGGACCTGATCGTCTTCCCAGAACTGCTCGGCGTGCAGCTCATGGGCCCCACCAGCGGCGGCGGCGAGCCCTCTGAGGTCATGCGGCGCCTGGCGGCCGAGCATGTCGATGATTTCGACGCGCTCTTCAAGCGCCTGGCCACGGAATACGAGCGGATCATCGTGGGTGGCACCATGCCCCGTCTCGAGGGGGAACGCCTGCTGAACGTGGCCTCGGTCTACTTCCCGAATGCCGAGCCGGTGCACCAAGCCAAGCTCCACCTGACCCCGGCCGAGCGGAACGTCTGGAAGTTCTCTCCTGGGCGGGACCTGCTGGTGGTGGATACGGATTTCGGCAAGTTTGCCGTGGCCATCTGCTATGACGTGCAGTTTCCCGAGCTGGTGAAGATCCTCTGCAACCATCATGGCGTCGAGCTGCTGGTGGTGCCCTACATGACCGACGACCGCCGCGGCACCTGCCGGGTCACCACCTGCGCCCGGGCCCGCGCCGTGGAGAACCAGATCTACACGGTCACAGCCGGGATGGTGGGCAGCCTGCCCCTGATGACCGACCTCACCAGCCAGTACGCCCAGAGCGGCATCTTCACGCCGGCAGACCTGGCCTTCCCCATGGATGGCATCGCCACCGAGGCAGCCGCCAATGTGGAGCAGGTCATCGTGGCCGATCTCGACCTCGCCACCCTGGACCGCGCCCGCCACCACGGCAGCGTGCAGACCTTCCGGGACAGCCAGAGCGACACCCTGCACACCCGCTTTGACGGCGAGGTGCTCACCGTGCGGAGGCACTTCGGCGGCTGA
- a CDS encoding SDR family oxidoreductase produces the protein MERTIQNGRACWILVGGRQRLGRVLAEDLARDHALVLTSSRPWGDEAWVNGLSKTSGVRTLQWDAENPDLVSRMMADMDTLEADGWFISGAILLAGSFPEDPLGTWTPEALEATWRLNLSFPFLCAQALAPRMAEGACLQILLDTSVHRPWLKRLPYSAAKAGLAALVPGLAQLLAPRVRVVGHALGALLPDEGSDGSFLAGRTLLKRLGDPEDLCRAVRYAAESPFLTGEILTLDGGRRWL, from the coding sequence ATGGAACGGACAATTCAAAACGGCAGGGCCTGCTGGATCCTTGTGGGCGGAAGGCAGCGGTTGGGCCGGGTTCTGGCCGAGGATCTTGCCCGGGACCACGCGCTGGTGTTGACCAGTTCTAGGCCTTGGGGGGATGAGGCATGGGTGAATGGTTTGTCGAAGACGAGTGGGGTCCGGACACTCCAGTGGGATGCTGAAAACCCGGATCTGGTTTCCCGCATGATGGCAGATATGGACACGTTGGAGGCAGATGGGTGGTTTATTTCCGGAGCCATCTTGCTGGCAGGATCCTTTCCTGAAGACCCGTTGGGCACCTGGACCCCCGAAGCCCTCGAGGCCACCTGGCGCCTGAACCTCAGCTTCCCCTTCCTCTGCGCCCAGGCCCTGGCCCCGCGCATGGCCGAAGGTGCCTGCCTGCAGATCCTGCTGGACACCTCCGTCCACCGCCCCTGGCTGAAGCGGCTACCCTACAGCGCCGCCAAGGCCGGCCTGGCCGCGTTGGTCCCCGGCCTGGCCCAACTGCTGGCTCCCCGCGTGCGGGTGGTGGGCCACGCCCTGGGGGCCCTGCTGCCTGATGAAGGCAGCGATGGGTCTTTCCTGGCGGGTCGCACCCTGCTCAAACGCCTCGGAGATCCAGAAGACCTTTGTCGCGCCGTCCGCTACGCCGCGGAAAGCCCCTTCCTGACCGGGGAGATCCTGACGCTGGATGGCGGGCGGCGCTGGCTCTAA
- a CDS encoding DUF2911 domain-containing protein: MRNLLLPALLACSLVAQDKPAALTTPMPAPVRLTPLRVSPATTLSQEIGISRIDLAFARPAVKGRAIWGGLVPYKEVWRAGANNATVITFSHAAKVAGKDVPAGSYGFFVIPQEKTWTLILNKKAKQWGAYEYKPEEDLMRWEATPQAGPFLEYLDYRVIPQDLSSAVVELGWEKLRVSFPVAFDTKGIYWAHLEDKLKQAPDTDWVPWYQAAKYCQDQSIEPQKAILWIEKSLKAGDSFWNHETAARIFRDAKRLPEALAHLQKAIDLSGPGGAPKEYTANLEKELAAWKAQK; the protein is encoded by the coding sequence ATGCGTAACCTGCTCCTTCCGGCCCTCCTCGCCTGCTCCCTGGTGGCTCAGGACAAGCCAGCCGCCCTGACGACGCCCATGCCAGCGCCCGTGCGCCTCACGCCCCTGCGCGTGAGTCCAGCGACCACGCTCTCGCAGGAGATCGGCATCAGCCGCATCGATCTCGCCTTCGCCCGGCCCGCCGTGAAGGGACGCGCCATCTGGGGCGGCCTCGTGCCCTACAAAGAGGTGTGGCGGGCTGGCGCCAACAACGCCACGGTCATCACCTTCAGCCATGCCGCCAAGGTGGCTGGGAAGGACGTGCCCGCGGGCAGTTACGGCTTCTTCGTCATCCCCCAGGAAAAGACCTGGACCCTCATCCTCAACAAGAAAGCCAAGCAGTGGGGTGCCTACGAGTACAAGCCGGAGGAGGATCTGATGCGCTGGGAGGCCACGCCCCAGGCCGGGCCCTTCCTCGAATACCTGGACTACCGGGTGATCCCCCAGGATCTCAGCAGCGCCGTGGTGGAGCTGGGTTGGGAGAAGCTGCGCGTAAGTTTTCCGGTGGCCTTCGACACCAAGGGCATCTACTGGGCCCACCTTGAGGACAAGCTGAAGCAAGCACCGGATACGGACTGGGTGCCCTGGTACCAGGCCGCCAAGTACTGCCAGGACCAGAGCATCGAACCGCAAAAAGCGATCCTCTGGATCGAGAAGAGCCTCAAGGCCGGTGACAGTTTCTGGAACCACGAAACCGCCGCCCGCATTTTCCGGGATGCCAAGCGCCTGCCCGAGGCCCTGGCCCACCTGCAGAAGGCCATCGATCTTTCCGGGCCCGGCGGCGCGCCCAAGGAATACACCGCCAACCTGGAAAAGGAACTGGCGGCCTGGAAGGCCCAAAAGTAG
- a CDS encoding radical SAM protein has product MKFKVNEVFHSIQGEGTRIGRPCLFIRLSGCPLRCVYCDTEYAFYDGAMRELEDLLSETRERLGPPRRGPNAPFVELTGGEPLAHPMAPQLLQALLEEGYEVALETAGSHDLAVVPKAVVKIVDRKTPGSGEAERWLETNLDHMVPGQDELKFVLCDEADYTWAKAWCAERAIWDRLEVLFSPVWGSLDPAWLAEQVVADALPVRVQVQLHKVIWGVDRTGV; this is encoded by the coding sequence ATGAAGTTCAAGGTCAACGAGGTGTTCCACAGCATCCAAGGGGAAGGTACGCGCATCGGCCGGCCCTGCCTCTTCATCCGACTTTCGGGCTGCCCTCTGCGCTGCGTGTACTGCGACACCGAGTACGCCTTTTATGATGGGGCGATGCGTGAGCTGGAGGATCTCCTGAGCGAGACGCGGGAGCGCCTCGGCCCTCCGCGCCGGGGGCCCAACGCACCCTTTGTCGAGTTGACGGGCGGTGAGCCCCTGGCCCATCCGATGGCGCCACAGCTGCTGCAGGCCCTTCTGGAGGAAGGCTACGAGGTGGCCCTGGAGACTGCGGGCAGCCACGATCTGGCCGTGGTGCCCAAGGCCGTGGTGAAGATCGTGGACCGCAAGACACCCGGCAGCGGAGAGGCGGAACGCTGGCTTGAAACCAACCTGGATCACATGGTGCCGGGCCAGGATGAGTTGAAGTTCGTCCTTTGCGATGAGGCGGACTACACCTGGGCCAAGGCCTGGTGTGCCGAGCGGGCCATCTGGGATCGGCTGGAGGTGCTCTTCAGCCCCGTGTGGGGAAGCCTCGATCCCGCCTGGCTGGCGGAACAGGTGGTGGCCGATGCGTTGCCTGTGCGCGTGCAGGTGCAGCTGCACAAAGTCATTTGGGGGGTGGATCGCACGGGCGTGTAG
- a CDS encoding GNAT family N-acetyltransferase: MTIETLTPHPEGARYTVRPLSSSDFVHLRRLESEIWSGDGTGELCPHYLRLCTELYRDWCFLALDGDRPVGYVLNFVAGTTVYCATLAVHPEYQKGRVNYLLIRAMVSKLLNENVDECRFLVEPGNTDARSVHNALGARVVEEVNDFYAPGDTRLWSAITREDLERVRARYTRLKLVS, translated from the coding sequence ATGACGATCGAGACCCTCACGCCCCATCCCGAAGGCGCCCGCTACACCGTGCGCCCCTTGAGCAGTTCGGACTTCGTCCATCTGCGTCGGCTGGAATCGGAAATCTGGTCCGGCGATGGCACCGGCGAGCTCTGCCCCCACTATCTGCGGCTGTGCACCGAGCTCTACCGCGACTGGTGCTTCCTGGCCCTCGACGGCGACCGGCCCGTGGGCTATGTGCTGAATTTCGTGGCGGGCACCACGGTCTACTGCGCCACCCTGGCCGTACATCCTGAATACCAGAAGGGCCGGGTGAACTACCTGCTCATCCGCGCCATGGTCTCCAAGCTGCTCAACGAGAACGTGGACGAATGCCGCTTCCTCGTGGAGCCCGGCAACACCGATGCCCGCAGCGTCCACAACGCTCTGGGCGCCCGGGTGGTGGAAGAAGTGAACGATTTCTACGCCCCCGGCGACACCCGCCTCTGGTCCGCCATCACCCGCGAGGACCTGGAGCGCGTGCGGGCCCGCTACACCCGCCTCAAGCTGGTTTCGTGA
- a CDS encoding arginase family protein, translating to MSADVLFQGLRTGLTPFLGLPLCIDPCRATGVVLGAPCDAGVINRPGARLGPWAMRAASMGVGSHPMPDRLREGRPVFGSPAAQGWLDGGNIPALPFSLKEALETVQATIGAWAMNGCRTLMLGGDHSLTLGALRALARQHGPLGLLHVDAHPDAADGAAWGTDIHHGTWLRQAIEEGLVAPERTMQAGLRAPRFDDDELAFLSAVGVRMWTPADLRDPLLSLRLKEDLAAVGQGPAYLSLDLDALDPMLVPAVAEPVPGGLSLPETIRLIHGTRQWAEPWVGADLMELAPTLDGAEASARVAVHLALHLLA from the coding sequence ATGTCCGCTGATGTGTTGTTCCAGGGCCTCCGCACGGGGCTGACGCCCTTTCTGGGGCTGCCCCTCTGCATCGATCCGTGCCGTGCCACGGGCGTGGTGCTGGGCGCGCCCTGCGATGCGGGCGTCATCAACCGTCCTGGCGCGCGCCTGGGCCCCTGGGCCATGCGTGCCGCCTCCATGGGCGTGGGCTCGCATCCCATGCCTGACCGACTTCGGGAAGGACGGCCCGTCTTCGGATCCCCCGCCGCCCAGGGCTGGCTGGATGGCGGCAACATCCCCGCTCTGCCCTTCTCCCTGAAGGAGGCGCTGGAAACCGTCCAGGCCACCATCGGCGCCTGGGCCATGAACGGCTGCCGCACCCTCATGCTGGGCGGTGACCACTCGCTCACCCTTGGCGCCCTGCGTGCCCTGGCGCGCCAACACGGGCCCCTGGGCCTGTTGCACGTGGATGCCCATCCTGATGCCGCCGATGGCGCCGCCTGGGGCACGGACATCCATCACGGCACCTGGCTCCGGCAGGCCATCGAAGAGGGGCTGGTGGCTCCCGAGCGCACCATGCAGGCGGGCCTGCGGGCCCCACGCTTCGACGACGACGAACTGGCCTTCCTGTCCGCCGTGGGCGTGCGCATGTGGACCCCCGCGGATCTGCGCGATCCCTTGCTGTCCCTGCGTTTGAAAGAGGATCTCGCCGCCGTGGGTCAGGGCCCTGCCTACCTGAGCCTCGACCTGGATGCACTGGATCCCATGCTCGTGCCCGCAGTGGCTGAGCCCGTGCCCGGCGGCCTGAGCCTGCCCGAAACCATCCGCCTCATCCACGGCACCCGCCAATGGGCCGAGCCCTGGGTGGGCGCCGATCTCATGGAACTTGCTCCCACGCTGGATGGCGCCGAAGCCAGCGCCCGCGTGGCCGTCCACCTCGCCCTCCACCTTCTCGCCTGA
- a CDS encoding CocE/NonD family hydrolase, translating into MFVQRFLPVPLACFILGAQAPEPPEPVQVRYQKREVMVPMRDGVKLFTSIYEPKDTTRPHPILMSRTPYGAGPYGPDAYRRGVGPSPAFAKEDYIVVYQDVRGRSHSEGQFVDTRPFNPAKGPRDTDEATDTYDTIAWLLANVPNHNGRVGQWGISYPGHYAAQALLSGHPALKAVSPQAPMIDLWEGDDSYHRGAFQLLANAEFFTFFHSRPAAAPTQPPATAPPVAPPAQRPPDDYRWFLEAGSVQAVFPKMNQPAEPIWEEYVRHNTYDAYWQARDLRPHLKQVQPAVLTVGGWFDAEDLFGALACARTLAQQSPSTASHLVMGPWSHGLWARGEGDRLGPLEFGAKTSAWFQRDVELRFFNQHLKGEAGQPLPKATMFETGKNQWRSFDTWPPRTVKPRTFYFGAQGLLTAARPRAASAFDAFISDPARPVPHTQEITSGFSPSYMTEDQRFASRRPDVLVYETAPLEADLTLAGPLRPVLQVSTTGTDSDWVVKVIDVYPDDTPDPKDPPSGWHAGGAEMLVRGDILRGKFRNSYQTPEPFVPGRPTEVAFTLPDIFHTFQKGHRLMVQIQCSWFPLADRNPQTFCDIPKAPPEAFQKAEQRVYRSEALPSRLEVQVLE; encoded by the coding sequence ATGTTCGTGCAACGGTTCCTGCCGGTCCCGCTGGCCTGCTTCATCCTTGGCGCCCAGGCGCCGGAACCGCCGGAGCCAGTGCAGGTCCGCTACCAGAAACGGGAAGTCATGGTGCCCATGCGTGACGGGGTGAAGCTGTTCACCTCCATCTACGAACCCAAGGACACCACCCGCCCCCATCCCATTCTGATGTCCCGCACTCCTTATGGGGCCGGCCCCTATGGGCCCGACGCCTACCGGCGCGGCGTGGGGCCCTCTCCCGCCTTCGCCAAGGAAGACTACATCGTGGTGTATCAGGATGTGCGGGGTCGTTCCCACAGCGAAGGCCAGTTCGTGGACACCCGGCCCTTCAACCCCGCCAAGGGCCCCCGCGATACGGACGAGGCCACTGACACCTATGACACCATCGCCTGGTTGCTGGCGAATGTTCCAAACCACAACGGCCGTGTGGGCCAATGGGGCATCAGCTACCCCGGCCACTATGCCGCCCAGGCCCTGCTCAGCGGGCATCCGGCCCTCAAGGCCGTCTCTCCCCAGGCGCCCATGATCGACCTCTGGGAGGGCGACGACAGCTACCACCGTGGCGCCTTCCAGCTGCTGGCCAACGCGGAGTTCTTCACATTCTTCCACAGCCGCCCAGCGGCAGCCCCCACCCAGCCCCCAGCCACTGCACCACCTGTGGCACCGCCCGCCCAACGGCCTCCCGATGACTACCGCTGGTTCCTGGAGGCAGGATCGGTTCAGGCCGTCTTCCCGAAAATGAACCAGCCCGCCGAACCGATCTGGGAGGAATACGTTCGGCACAACACCTACGACGCCTACTGGCAGGCCCGCGACCTGCGGCCCCACCTGAAGCAGGTGCAGCCCGCCGTGCTCACGGTGGGCGGCTGGTTCGACGCGGAGGATCTCTTCGGCGCCTTGGCCTGCGCCCGAACCCTGGCCCAGCAAAGCCCCAGCACCGCCAGCCACCTGGTCATGGGGCCCTGGTCCCACGGCCTCTGGGCCCGCGGGGAGGGCGACCGCCTGGGTCCGCTGGAATTCGGCGCGAAGACTTCCGCCTGGTTTCAACGGGACGTGGAATTGCGATTCTTCAATCAGCACCTGAAGGGAGAAGCGGGCCAACCTCTGCCAAAGGCCACCATGTTCGAGACGGGGAAGAACCAGTGGCGCTCCTTCGACACCTGGCCACCCCGGACCGTGAAGCCGCGCACCTTCTACTTCGGAGCCCAGGGCCTCCTGACTGCGGCCAGACCTCGAGCCGCCTCAGCCTTCGACGCTTTCATCAGCGATCCTGCCCGGCCTGTGCCCCACACCCAGGAGATCACCTCCGGGTTTTCCCCCAGCTACATGACCGAGGATCAGCGCTTCGCATCCCGGCGTCCGGATGTGCTGGTCTACGAGACCGCGCCCCTGGAAGCGGACCTCACCCTGGCGGGCCCGCTGAGGCCGGTGCTTCAGGTGAGCACGACCGGCACGGATAGCGACTGGGTGGTGAAAGTGATCGATGTCTACCCCGATGACACTCCCGATCCCAAGGATCCGCCCAGCGGCTGGCATGCCGGAGGGGCTGAGATGCTGGTTCGCGGAGACATCCTTCGCGGGAAGTTTCGCAACAGCTACCAGACGCCTGAACCCTTCGTCCCTGGCCGTCCCACCGAAGTGGCCTTCACGCTGCCTGACATCTTCCACACCTTTCAGAAGGGGCATCGACTCATGGTGCAGATCCAGTGTTCCTGGTTCCCCCTGGCGGATCGGAATCCCCAAACCTTCTGCGACATTCCCAAGGCCCCGCCCGAGGCGTTCCAGAAGGCCGAACAGCGGGTCTACCGCTCCGAGGCCCTGCCGTCGCGGTTGGAAGTCCAGGTGCTGGAATAA
- a CDS encoding methyl-accepting chemotaxis protein codes for MQVSFLDRISVRAKLWLLAGSLMAAALALGGAGFWVAHRLTAQSSEMADTLLKLSQAGDTAREAQNDFKTQVQEWKNILIRGHDPEQMAKYKAAFNASEKEVEGDLAKLRGLLTELEISTVPLEKTLQELHTLGSKYREALANWNPRDPLAYRTVDGQLKGIDRPMNEAIKALAETTFTEAKRIELREKAEMADLVRFGMILKLIILAISLILGIWISGAVMGRIRRSLKEVSEGMERMVAGDFRMGVEVHSEDELGRMAKDFNAMLSRFQQFFAQLRGASLRVAEGSTELSSTASEVSRATSEIAQFAEGQRVASERTAAAMTEFSASIQQVAGNVRSSQAGTETMVKAAQEGAQQGEATVMAMQDIREATQEMVKAVQVIQDLARQTNLLALNAAIESAKAGVHGKGFAVVAEEVRKLAERSAGAAKQIGELIQRTEDAMVTGVRTVEATDATIRVIQENINAVVVAAREIGAATEEQGRTSEEVARQVEESAQSTERSAAASTELAHTVEEVNRTADHLSRIAEDLSASLAQFRTN; via the coding sequence ATGCAGGTGTCATTCCTCGACCGGATATCTGTGCGTGCGAAACTCTGGCTGCTGGCGGGAAGCCTGATGGCGGCCGCGCTGGCCCTGGGTGGGGCCGGCTTCTGGGTGGCCCACCGGCTCACGGCCCAGTCCAGTGAAATGGCCGACACGCTCCTGAAGCTCAGCCAGGCGGGTGATACGGCGCGGGAAGCGCAGAACGACTTCAAGACCCAGGTGCAGGAATGGAAGAACATCCTCATCCGCGGCCACGACCCGGAACAGATGGCGAAGTACAAGGCGGCTTTCAATGCCTCCGAGAAGGAGGTTGAAGGCGATCTGGCGAAGCTGCGGGGCCTCCTGACGGAACTGGAGATCTCCACGGTGCCCCTGGAGAAGACCCTGCAGGAGCTCCACACCCTCGGATCGAAATACCGCGAAGCCCTTGCTAACTGGAACCCCAGGGATCCTCTGGCCTATCGCACGGTGGATGGGCAACTGAAGGGCATCGACCGGCCCATGAATGAGGCCATCAAGGCCCTGGCGGAAACAACCTTCACCGAAGCGAAGCGCATTGAGCTTCGCGAGAAGGCTGAAATGGCCGATCTGGTGCGATTCGGCATGATCCTGAAGCTGATCATTCTGGCCATCAGCCTGATCCTGGGCATCTGGATTTCCGGCGCAGTCATGGGGCGCATCCGCAGATCGTTAAAGGAAGTGTCCGAAGGCATGGAGCGCATGGTGGCGGGCGATTTCAGGATGGGGGTCGAGGTCCACTCCGAGGACGAGTTGGGCCGCATGGCCAAGGATTTCAACGCCATGCTCTCCCGCTTCCAGCAGTTCTTCGCGCAGCTTCGTGGGGCCAGCCTGCGCGTGGCGGAAGGCTCGACGGAATTGAGTTCCACGGCCAGCGAAGTCTCCCGCGCCACCAGTGAAATTGCCCAGTTCGCCGAGGGCCAGCGGGTGGCCTCAGAGCGCACCGCGGCAGCCATGACCGAGTTCTCCGCCTCCATCCAGCAGGTGGCCGGGAATGTCCGCAGCAGCCAGGCGGGCACCGAGACCATGGTGAAGGCCGCGCAGGAAGGAGCCCAGCAGGGCGAGGCCACGGTCATGGCCATGCAGGATATCCGCGAGGCCACCCAGGAAATGGTGAAGGCCGTGCAGGTCATCCAGGATCTGGCGCGGCAGACCAACCTGCTGGCCCTCAACGCGGCCATCGAATCCGCCAAGGCGGGTGTGCATGGCAAAGGGTTTGCGGTGGTGGCGGAGGAGGTTCGGAAGTTGGCGGAGCGAAGCGCCGGGGCCGCCAAGCAGATCGGTGAGCTGATCCAGCGCACAGAGGATGCCATGGTGACGGGCGTGCGCACCGTGGAGGCCACGGACGCCACCATCCGCGTCATCCAGGAGAACATCAACGCCGTGGTGGTGGCTGCCCGTGAGATTGGGGCAGCCACGGAGGAGCAGGGCCGCACTTCCGAGGAAGTGGCGCGCCAGGTGGAGGAATCCGCCCAGTCCACGGAGCGCAGCGCGGCCGCCTCCACGGAACTGGCCCACACCGTGGAAGAGGTGAACCGCACGGCGGACCACCTGTCACGGATCGCCGAGGATCTGTCGGCCTCGCTGGCCCAGTTCAGAACGAACTGA
- a CDS encoding lysophospholipid acyltransferase family protein, which produces MFRSLEEPAVPPLFEGLRSRSLRDSAAGRLLRVLAGILRYDRQGARCEARHGGRIPRDVLQGLLTDWAWEAQVQLNLDVRRTGARLPLQSPALFVGNHLSYLDIPVLMSQVPLVFLGKEEISRWPFFGAAGRRAGMVFVRRESDGSRRQAVKAISECLETRGMSLGLFPSGTTSLDEARPWRVGAFRIAKEGRFPIQPFRLTYQPLREAAFLGADALLPHLYRLLKMGPVRAQIEFGEARLVDDPEATARELQAWCREGLRR; this is translated from the coding sequence ATGTTCAGGTCCCTGGAGGAACCGGCGGTTCCGCCCCTGTTCGAGGGCCTGCGCTCCCGCAGCCTCCGGGATTCGGCTGCCGGGCGGTTGCTGCGAGTTCTGGCGGGCATCCTTCGGTACGACCGTCAGGGCGCCCGCTGCGAGGCCCGCCATGGCGGGCGCATTCCGAGGGATGTGCTGCAGGGTCTGCTCACGGACTGGGCCTGGGAGGCCCAGGTCCAGCTCAACCTGGACGTCCGGCGCACAGGCGCCAGGCTGCCGCTCCAAAGCCCGGCCTTGTTCGTGGGGAACCACCTCAGCTACCTCGACATTCCGGTGCTGATGAGCCAGGTCCCCTTGGTGTTCCTGGGCAAGGAGGAGATTTCGCGGTGGCCGTTCTTCGGCGCGGCTGGCCGCCGGGCGGGCATGGTGTTTGTGCGGCGGGAGTCCGATGGCTCACGTCGGCAGGCCGTGAAGGCCATCAGTGAATGCCTGGAAACGCGGGGCATGAGCCTCGGGCTGTTTCCTTCAGGCACCACCTCGCTGGATGAAGCGCGGCCCTGGCGGGTGGGGGCTTTCCGCATCGCCAAAGAAGGCCGCTTTCCCATCCAGCCCTTCCGCTTGACCTACCAGCCGCTGCGGGAGGCTGCCTTTCTTGGGGCGGACGCGCTGCTGCCTCACCTGTACCGGCTGCTGAAGATGGGCCCTGTCCGGGCGCAGATCGAATTCGGCGAAGCGCGTTTGGTGGATGATCCCGAAGCCACCGCCCGGGAGCTTCAGGCCTGGTGCCGGGAGGGGCTGCGGCGCTGA
- a CDS encoding 1-acyl-sn-glycerol-3-phosphate acyltransferase — protein sequence MSWAGVLWPTFALLPRLAAGAEPQPGLHRWARRLLPALGVDLHVEGHLRTDLPLWVANHVSWVDPVVLMSLRPMGTISKGEVAGYPLIGRLAQRSGIHFVEREDPTSRAAALAAFMASLRKDRPMLLFPEGTTTRGERLAAFYEGGLRLAFHLGLPSQPLRLSSPAPHYPWTGDETLVPHIRTLFAHRTPVTVTAEDPLHPSDFQDAEAWIAAFKTALAPRSSDVR from the coding sequence ATGTCCTGGGCCGGTGTCCTCTGGCCCACCTTCGCCCTTCTGCCACGCCTGGCCGCCGGAGCGGAGCCGCAACCCGGATTGCACCGGTGGGCGCGGCGTCTGCTGCCGGCGCTGGGCGTCGATCTCCACGTCGAAGGGCACCTGCGGACGGATCTCCCCCTCTGGGTGGCCAACCACGTGAGCTGGGTGGATCCCGTGGTGCTCATGAGCCTGCGGCCCATGGGCACCATCTCGAAGGGCGAAGTGGCGGGCTATCCCCTCATCGGGCGGCTGGCCCAACGATCGGGCATCCACTTCGTCGAGCGGGAAGATCCCACCAGCCGCGCCGCAGCCCTGGCCGCATTCATGGCCTCGCTGCGCAAGGACCGCCCCATGCTGCTCTTCCCCGAAGGCACCACCACCCGTGGCGAGCGGCTGGCGGCGTTCTACGAAGGCGGTCTGCGCCTGGCCTTCCACCTGGGCCTTCCTTCCCAGCCCCTGCGCCTGAGCAGCCCGGCGCCGCACTATCCCTGGACCGGTGACGAAACCCTGGTGCCGCACATCCGGACCCTCTTCGCCCACCGCACACCCGTCACCGTCACCGCCGAAGATCCTTTGCATCCGTCGGATTTCCAGGATGCCGAAGCCTGGATTGCCGCTTTCAAGACCGCCCTCGCTCCCCGGAGTTCCGATGTCCGCTGA